The following are from one region of the Streptomyces decoyicus genome:
- a CDS encoding acetolactate synthase large subunit translates to MTEQASGAHHPQPRARHSGGPQQPAAVEHVTGAQSLIRSLEEVGADTVFGIPGGAILPAYDPMMDSSKVRHVLVRHEQGAGHAATGYAQATGRVGVCMATSGPGATNLVTPIADAHMDSVPLVAITGQVASKAIGTDAFQEADICGITMPITKHNFLVTDPAEIPRTIAEAFHIAATGRPGPVLVDIAKDALQAQTTFVWPPHTELPGYRPVTKPHAKQIREAARLIVESRRPVLYVGGGVMKAGATAELKVLAELTGAPVTTTLMALGSFPDSHPQHVGMPGMHGAVTAVTALQKSDLLITLGARFDDRVTGKLDSFAPYAKVVHADIDPAEIGKNRAADVPIVGDAREVIADLIVAVQAEYDAGHRGDYSAWWKDLNRWRDTYPLGYDLPDDGSLSPQQVIERIGKLAPADTIYAAGVGQHQMWAAHFIGYEQPSTWLNSGGAGTMGYAVPAAMGAKAGQPDRTVWAIDGDGCFQMTNQELVTCALNNIPIKVAIINNGALGMVRQWQTLFYNQRYSNTVLHSGPESDGLVTAGQASGGTRVPDFVKLSEAMGCVAMRCEDPAELDAVIAKANAINDRPVVIDFIVHEDAQVWPMVAAGTSNDEVMAARGVRPDFGDNEDD, encoded by the coding sequence ATGACCGAGCAGGCCTCCGGGGCCCACCATCCGCAGCCGCGGGCCCGTCACTCAGGCGGACCGCAGCAGCCCGCCGCCGTGGAGCACGTCACGGGCGCGCAGTCCCTGATCCGTTCGCTCGAGGAGGTCGGGGCCGACACCGTGTTCGGCATTCCCGGCGGTGCGATCCTGCCTGCGTACGACCCGATGATGGACTCCTCGAAGGTCCGGCACGTCCTGGTGCGCCACGAGCAGGGTGCGGGCCACGCCGCCACCGGCTACGCCCAGGCCACCGGCAGGGTCGGGGTGTGCATGGCGACCTCGGGCCCGGGTGCCACCAACCTCGTCACCCCGATCGCCGACGCCCATATGGACTCCGTCCCGCTGGTGGCGATCACCGGCCAGGTCGCGTCCAAGGCGATCGGCACGGACGCCTTCCAGGAGGCGGACATCTGCGGCATCACGATGCCGATCACCAAGCACAACTTCCTGGTCACCGACCCGGCCGAGATCCCCCGGACGATCGCCGAGGCGTTCCACATCGCGGCCACCGGCCGGCCGGGCCCGGTCCTGGTCGACATCGCCAAGGACGCCCTCCAGGCGCAGACCACCTTCGTCTGGCCCCCGCACACCGAGCTCCCCGGCTACCGCCCGGTGACCAAGCCGCACGCCAAGCAGATCCGCGAGGCCGCCCGGCTGATCGTCGAGTCCAGGCGCCCGGTGCTCTACGTCGGCGGCGGGGTGATGAAGGCCGGTGCCACCGCAGAGCTGAAGGTGCTCGCCGAGCTGACCGGCGCCCCCGTCACCACCACCCTGATGGCGCTGGGCTCCTTCCCCGACAGCCACCCGCAGCACGTCGGGATGCCCGGGATGCACGGTGCGGTCACCGCCGTCACCGCGCTCCAGAAGTCGGACCTGCTGATCACCCTCGGCGCCCGCTTCGACGACCGCGTCACCGGCAAGCTGGACTCCTTCGCGCCGTACGCCAAGGTCGTGCACGCGGACATCGACCCGGCGGAGATCGGCAAGAACCGCGCCGCGGACGTCCCGATCGTCGGTGACGCCCGCGAGGTCATCGCCGACCTGATCGTCGCCGTCCAGGCCGAGTACGACGCCGGCCACCGGGGCGACTACAGCGCCTGGTGGAAGGACCTCAACCGCTGGCGCGACACCTACCCGCTCGGCTACGACCTGCCGGACGACGGCAGCCTCTCCCCGCAGCAGGTCATCGAGCGGATCGGCAAGCTCGCCCCCGCCGACACCATCTACGCCGCGGGCGTCGGCCAGCACCAGATGTGGGCCGCCCACTTCATCGGCTACGAACAGCCCTCGACCTGGCTGAACTCCGGCGGTGCCGGGACGATGGGGTACGCCGTCCCCGCCGCGATGGGCGCCAAGGCCGGTCAGCCGGACCGTACGGTCTGGGCGATCGACGGCGACGGCTGCTTCCAGATGACCAATCAGGAGCTGGTCACCTGTGCGCTGAACAACATCCCGATCAAGGTCGCGATCATCAACAACGGCGCGCTGGGCATGGTCCGCCAGTGGCAGACCCTCTTCTACAACCAGCGCTACTCCAACACCGTGCTGCACAGCGGCCCCGAGTCCGACGGCCTGGTGACGGCGGGCCAGGCCAGCGGCGGCACCCGCGTCCCGGACTTCGTGAAGCTGTCCGAGGCCATGGGCTGCGTCGCGATGCGCTGCGAGGACCCGGCCGAGCTGGACGCGGTCATCGCCAAGGCCAATGCCATCAATGACCGCCCGGTCGTGATCGACTTCATCGTCCACGAGGACGCCCAGGTGTGGCCCATGGTCGCCGCCGGCACCTCCAACGACGAGGTCATGGCCGCCCGGGGCGTGCGTCCCGACTTCGGCGACAACGAAGACGACTGA
- the ilvN gene encoding acetolactate synthase small subunit produces the protein MSKHTLSVLVENTPGILARIAALFSRRGFNIDSLAVGVTEHPDISRITIVVSVESLPLEQVTKQLNKLVNVLKIVELEPGAAIQRELVLAKVRADNETRSQIVEIVQLFRAKTVDVSPEAVTIEATGSSEKLEAMLKMLEPFGIKELVQSGTIAIGRGARSITDRSLRALDRSA, from the coding sequence ATGTCCAAGCACACGCTCTCCGTCCTGGTGGAGAACACCCCCGGCATCCTCGCCCGGATCGCCGCGCTGTTCTCCCGCCGCGGCTTCAACATCGACTCGCTCGCGGTCGGGGTCACCGAGCACCCCGACATCTCCCGCATCACCATCGTGGTCAGCGTGGAGTCGCTGCCGCTGGAGCAGGTCACCAAGCAGCTCAACAAGCTCGTCAACGTCCTGAAGATCGTCGAGCTGGAACCGGGCGCCGCGATCCAGCGCGAACTGGTCCTGGCCAAGGTCCGCGCCGACAACGAGACGCGCTCGCAGATCGTTGAGATCGTCCAGCTCTTCCGCGCCAAGACCGTGGACGTCTCGCCTGAGGCCGTCACGATCGAGGCCACCGGATCCAGTGAAAAGCTGGAAGCGATGCTCAAGATGCTGGAGCCGTTCGGCATCAAGGAACTGGTCCAGTCCGGCACCATCGCCATAGGCCGCGGCGCCCGCTCCATCACGGACCGCTCGCTGCGGGCCCTGGACCGTTCGGCCTGA
- a CDS encoding putative bifunctional diguanylate cyclase/phosphodiesterase: protein MSAPGAMLSRPPAPAGNPPGAVPQIVLAVVCGGYAVGAAFGWGSPEVAAFMGDFGLSFAAFLAAFSCGLYARKRRSRFRPAWMLFAASSGMAGLGNAVWGWYEVIQGTTVPSPCLADFCFLLFAPPAIVGLLVLAKRPVTRAGWVCLGLDSWLIAGSLVTLSWSLALAHTAHFQGRSVAQSALSLAYPLLDIVLVSMVLALHFRRSSVHRSAINTAVAALALTVLCDALFSSPLLREHYRSGQILDAGWFAGSMLLAYAPWVARRGGDEAPEEEAKPAARRVQPHGSRPIAGSLAALTPYLAAAVCTLGILTNVLDGRRIDRVVLFTGCTVVLALVVRQGIMLLDNITLTQELAQKENHFRSLVQGSSDVIMIAAPTGVLRYVSPAAAGVYGRDAEELVGSELASLIHPEDLGRVVHEVRRFLAAAPEDEPTTRIECRFRAGEQRSGGDGWLNVESTVNRHHGGLIFNSRDVTERVRLQAQLQHNASHDALTDLPNRALFTERVTQAVTGRRASDHDTAVLYIDLDGFKQVNDTIGHQAGDELLVQAARRLGDSVRSGDIAARLGGDEFAALITGDGTRDRAAREFRIHEIADRLRIKLSEPYRIDGRDVRVAASIGVAFADPGVSPAGLLRNADLAMYRAKQAGKGRVELYAPQMQSEVAHRAELATKLRTALHEGAFTLLHQPVVELAGGRVTAVAAHARWRSAEGILFTPAEFLRVGDRGRFSDDGDRAAELDRWQLEEAVEQAAARHRAGYAVPVAVRLSARRLLDHALSPKGVEALLTRHGLPSRALVLELSESDSRIPLDDLERRLVALRRLGVRIALDGFGSGYAAISALRRLPVDVLRLDRGLVDGVVESARLHKITAGLLRIAGDLGMQSVADGVDLPEQVLALRSMGCTHGMGMAFSGPLDEHRLRRSLTHAHYPVPDLPGQSRAVVLSGSGLPVRHGGPAGPDSLVHPPLRSNSETSVPPT from the coding sequence GTGAGCGCCCCCGGGGCGATGCTCTCCCGGCCGCCGGCGCCGGCCGGCAATCCGCCGGGCGCGGTACCGCAGATCGTCCTCGCCGTGGTCTGCGGCGGCTATGCCGTCGGTGCCGCCTTCGGCTGGGGGTCGCCCGAAGTCGCAGCGTTCATGGGGGACTTCGGTCTCAGCTTCGCGGCGTTCCTGGCGGCCTTCTCCTGCGGCCTGTACGCCCGCAAGCGCCGCAGCCGGTTCCGCCCGGCATGGATGCTGTTCGCCGCCTCGTCCGGGATGGCCGGGCTCGGCAACGCCGTATGGGGCTGGTACGAGGTCATCCAGGGGACCACGGTGCCCAGCCCGTGCCTGGCCGACTTCTGCTTCCTGCTGTTCGCGCCGCCGGCCATCGTCGGTCTGCTGGTCCTCGCCAAGAGGCCGGTGACCAGGGCCGGTTGGGTCTGCCTCGGCCTCGACTCCTGGCTCATCGCGGGGTCGCTGGTCACCCTGTCATGGAGCCTCGCGCTCGCCCACACCGCCCACTTCCAGGGCCGCAGCGTGGCCCAGAGCGCGCTGTCACTGGCCTACCCCCTGCTCGACATCGTGCTGGTGAGCATGGTGCTCGCGCTGCACTTCCGGCGCTCCTCGGTGCACCGCTCGGCCATCAACACCGCCGTCGCCGCACTGGCGCTGACCGTCCTGTGCGACGCCCTGTTCAGCTCGCCACTGCTGCGCGAGCACTACCGCTCCGGGCAGATCCTGGACGCCGGATGGTTCGCCGGCTCGATGCTGCTCGCGTACGCGCCCTGGGTCGCCCGCCGTGGGGGTGACGAGGCCCCCGAGGAGGAGGCCAAGCCCGCCGCCCGCCGGGTCCAGCCGCACGGCAGCCGCCCCATCGCGGGCTCGCTCGCCGCACTGACCCCGTACCTCGCCGCCGCCGTCTGCACCCTGGGCATCCTCACCAACGTCCTGGACGGACGGCGCATCGACCGCGTGGTGCTCTTCACCGGCTGCACGGTCGTCCTGGCGCTGGTCGTCCGCCAGGGCATCATGCTGCTCGACAACATCACCCTCACCCAGGAACTGGCGCAGAAGGAGAACCACTTCCGCTCCCTGGTGCAGGGCTCCAGCGACGTCATCATGATCGCCGCCCCGACCGGTGTGCTCCGATACGTCAGCCCGGCCGCCGCCGGTGTCTACGGCCGCGACGCCGAGGAACTGGTCGGCTCCGAGCTGGCCTCGCTGATCCACCCCGAGGACCTGGGCCGGGTGGTGCACGAGGTCCGCAGATTCCTCGCCGCCGCCCCCGAGGACGAACCGACCACCCGTATCGAATGCCGCTTCCGCGCCGGCGAACAGCGCTCCGGCGGCGACGGCTGGCTGAACGTCGAATCCACGGTCAACCGCCACCACGGCGGCCTGATCTTCAACTCCCGCGATGTCACCGAACGCGTCCGGCTACAGGCCCAGCTCCAGCACAACGCCTCGCACGACGCGCTCACCGACCTGCCCAACCGCGCGCTGTTCACCGAGCGCGTCACCCAGGCCGTCACCGGCCGCCGGGCCAGCGACCACGACACCGCCGTGCTCTACATCGACCTCGACGGCTTCAAGCAGGTCAATGACACCATCGGCCATCAGGCGGGCGACGAACTGCTGGTGCAGGCCGCCCGCAGGCTCGGTGACTCGGTGCGCTCCGGGGACATAGCGGCGCGGCTGGGCGGCGACGAGTTCGCCGCGCTGATCACCGGCGACGGCACCCGCGACCGGGCCGCCCGTGAGTTCCGCATCCACGAGATCGCCGACCGGCTGCGCATCAAGCTCTCCGAGCCCTACCGCATCGACGGACGGGACGTACGGGTGGCGGCCAGCATCGGCGTAGCCTTCGCCGACCCCGGTGTGAGCCCCGCGGGCCTGCTGCGCAACGCCGACCTCGCGATGTACCGCGCCAAGCAGGCCGGCAAGGGCCGGGTGGAGCTGTACGCCCCCCAGATGCAGAGCGAGGTGGCACACCGCGCCGAACTCGCCACCAAGCTCCGTACGGCCCTGCACGAGGGTGCGTTCACGCTGCTGCACCAGCCGGTGGTGGAGCTGGCCGGCGGCCGGGTCACCGCGGTCGCGGCCCACGCCCGCTGGCGCTCCGCCGAGGGCATCCTCTTCACCCCGGCCGAATTCCTGCGGGTCGGCGACCGCGGCCGGTTCTCCGACGACGGCGACCGCGCCGCGGAGCTGGACCGCTGGCAGCTGGAGGAGGCCGTCGAGCAGGCCGCGGCGCGCCACCGCGCCGGCTACGCGGTCCCGGTCGCGGTCCGGCTCTCCGCCCGCCGGCTGCTGGACCATGCGCTCTCCCCCAAGGGTGTCGAGGCACTGCTCACCCGGCACGGCCTGCCCTCGCGCGCGCTCGTACTGGAATTGTCCGAAAGTGATTCCCGCATCCCGCTCGACGACCTGGAGCGCCGGCTGGTGGCGCTGCGCCGCCTCGGCGTGCGGATCGCCCTCGACGGCTTCGGCAGCGGCTATGCCGCCATCAGCGCGCTGCGCCGGCTCCCGGTCGACGTCCTGCGGCTGGACCGTGGGCTGGTCGACGGAGTGGTGGAGTCCGCCCGGCTGCACAAGATCACCGCAGGGCTGCTGCGGATCGCCGGAGACCTCGGCATGCAGTCCGTCGCGGACGGCGTGGATCTGCCCGAGCAGGTCCTCGCGCTGCGCTCCATGGGCTGCACGCACGGCATGGGTATGGCCTTCTCCGGGCCGCTCGACGAACACCGGCTGCGGCGGTCCCTGACGCACGCCCACTACCCGGTGCCGGACCTCCCGGGCCAGAGTCGCGCGGTGGTGCTCTCCGGCAGCGGACTGCCCGTCCGGCACGGCGGACCGGCGGGTCCGGATTCGCTCGTGCATCCGCCATTGCGCTCAAATAGTGAGACCTCCGTCCCACCCACTTGA
- the ilvC gene encoding ketol-acid reductoisomerase — MAELFYDDDADLSIIQNRKVAVIGYGSQGHAHALSLRDSGVDVRVGLHEGSKSKAKAEEQGLRVVTPAEAAAEADVIMILVPDPIQAKVYEESIKDHLKDGDALFFGHGLNIRYGFIKPPAGVDVALVAPKGPGHLVRRQYEEGRGVPCIAGVEQDATGNAFALALSYAKGIGGTRAGVIKTTFTEETETDLFGEQAVLCGGASALVKAGFETLVEAGYQPEIAYFECLHELKLIVDLMYEGGLEKMRWSVSETAEWGDYITGPRIINENTKAEMKKVLAEIQDGTFANNWMAEYNAGLPKYNEYKKADEDHLLETTGKQLRKLMSWVDDEA, encoded by the coding sequence GTGGCCGAGCTGTTCTACGACGACGATGCCGACCTGTCCATCATCCAGAACCGCAAGGTCGCGGTCATCGGCTACGGGAGCCAGGGCCACGCCCACGCGCTGTCCCTGCGCGACTCGGGTGTCGACGTGCGCGTCGGTCTGCACGAGGGCTCCAAGTCCAAGGCCAAGGCCGAGGAGCAGGGCCTGCGCGTGGTGACCCCCGCGGAGGCGGCCGCCGAGGCCGACGTCATCATGATCCTGGTGCCGGACCCGATCCAGGCCAAGGTCTACGAGGAGTCCATCAAGGACCACCTGAAGGACGGCGACGCGCTGTTCTTCGGCCACGGCCTGAACATCCGCTACGGCTTCATCAAGCCCCCGGCCGGCGTGGACGTCGCCCTCGTCGCCCCCAAGGGCCCGGGCCACCTGGTCCGCCGCCAGTACGAGGAAGGCCGCGGCGTCCCGTGCATCGCGGGCGTCGAGCAGGACGCGACCGGCAACGCCTTCGCGCTCGCGCTCTCCTACGCCAAGGGCATCGGCGGCACCCGCGCCGGCGTCATCAAGACCACCTTCACCGAGGAGACCGAGACCGACCTGTTCGGTGAGCAGGCCGTCCTGTGCGGTGGCGCCTCGGCGCTGGTCAAGGCCGGCTTCGAGACCCTGGTCGAGGCGGGCTACCAGCCCGAGATCGCGTACTTCGAGTGCCTCCACGAGCTCAAGCTGATCGTGGACCTGATGTACGAGGGCGGCCTGGAGAAGATGCGCTGGTCGGTCTCCGAGACCGCCGAGTGGGGCGACTACATCACCGGCCCGCGGATCATCAACGAGAACACCAAGGCCGAGATGAAGAAGGTGCTCGCCGAGATCCAGGACGGCACCTTCGCCAACAACTGGATGGCGGAGTACAACGCCGGCCTGCCGAAGTACAACGAGTACAAGAAGGCCGACGAGGACCACCTGCTGGAGACCACCGGCAAGCAGCTGCGCAAGCTGATGAGCTGGGTGGACGACGAGGCGTAA
- a CDS encoding PRC-barrel domain-containing protein: protein MNAPLGDPPRSLTGLHVVDADGAKVGTVQQVYRDDATNDPEWITVRTGLFGMKETFIPLAGARRTGDELHVPHDKETIKAAPRIDADGHLDPSEEAELYRHYGMARPGASRPGDAPDPGGESGTGGTPDPGSGGTPDPGGTSGTGGRPLG, encoded by the coding sequence ATGAATGCACCCCTGGGTGACCCCCCGCGGAGCCTGACAGGCCTGCATGTGGTCGATGCGGACGGCGCGAAGGTGGGCACGGTCCAGCAGGTCTACCGGGACGATGCCACCAACGACCCCGAGTGGATCACGGTGCGCACCGGGCTGTTCGGGATGAAGGAGACGTTCATTCCGCTCGCCGGGGCCCGTCGGACCGGCGACGAACTGCACGTTCCGCATGACAAGGAAACCATCAAAGCGGCGCCGCGGATCGACGCCGACGGCCATCTCGACCCCTCCGAAGAAGCCGAGCTCTACCGCCACTACGGGATGGCCCGGCCGGGTGCGTCCCGCCCCGGGGACGCGCCGGACCCCGGCGGGGAGTCCGGCACCGGCGGTACGCCGGACCCGGGCTCCGGAGGCACCCCGGACCCCGGCGGCACGTCCGGCACCGGCGGGAGGCCGCTCGGGTAG
- the serA gene encoding phosphoglycerate dehydrogenase — protein MSPKPVVLIAEELSPATVDALGPDFEIRHCNGADRAELLPAIADVDAVLVRSATKIDAEAIAAAKKLRVVARAGVGLDNVDVSAATKAGVMVVNAPTSNIVTAAELACGLLVATARNIPQANTALKNGEWKRSKYTGVELSEKTLGVVGLGRIGVLVAQRMSAFGMKVVAYDPYVQPARAAQMGVKLLTLDELLEVSDFITVHLPKTPETVGLIGDEALHKVKPSVRIVNAARGGIVDEAALATALKEGRVAGAGLDVYATEPCTDSPLFEFDQVVATPHLGASTGEAQEKAGISVAKSVRLALAGELVPDAVNVQGGVIAEDVKPGLPLAERLGRIFTALAGEVALRLDVEVYGEITQHDVKVLELSALKGVFEDVVDETVSYVNAPLFAQERGVEVRLTTSSESPEHRNVVTVRGTLAGGDEVSISGTLSGHKNTQKIVAVGDHSIDLSLADHMAFMRYSDRPGVVGTVGRILGEAGINIGGMQVSRADVGGEALVALTVDDTIPPNVLAEIAEEIGATSVRAVNLGD, from the coding sequence GTGAGCCCGAAACCTGTCGTACTGATCGCCGAAGAGCTGTCGCCCGCCACCGTCGACGCCCTCGGTCCGGACTTCGAGATCCGGCACTGCAACGGCGCGGACCGCGCCGAGCTGCTTCCCGCGATCGCCGATGTCGACGCCGTCCTCGTGCGCAGCGCGACGAAGATCGACGCCGAGGCCATTGCCGCCGCCAAGAAGCTGAGGGTCGTCGCCCGTGCGGGCGTGGGCCTGGACAATGTCGATGTCTCCGCCGCCACCAAGGCCGGCGTGATGGTCGTCAACGCCCCGACCTCCAACATCGTCACCGCCGCCGAGCTCGCCTGCGGTCTGCTGGTCGCCACGGCCCGCAACATCCCGCAGGCAAACACCGCCCTGAAGAACGGCGAGTGGAAGCGCAGCAAGTACACCGGCGTCGAGCTCAGCGAGAAGACCCTCGGTGTGGTCGGCCTCGGCCGGATCGGCGTCCTGGTCGCCCAGCGGATGTCGGCCTTCGGCATGAAGGTCGTCGCCTACGACCCCTACGTCCAGCCGGCCCGTGCCGCGCAGATGGGCGTGAAGCTGCTGACCCTCGACGAGCTGCTGGAGGTCTCGGACTTCATCACCGTGCACCTCCCCAAGACGCCCGAGACCGTCGGTCTCATCGGCGACGAGGCGCTGCACAAGGTCAAGCCGTCGGTCCGGATCGTCAACGCCGCGCGTGGCGGGATCGTCGACGAGGCGGCGCTGGCCACCGCGCTGAAGGAGGGCCGGGTGGCCGGCGCGGGCCTCGACGTCTACGCGACCGAGCCCTGCACCGACTCGCCGCTCTTCGAGTTCGACCAGGTCGTCGCCACCCCGCACCTCGGTGCGTCGACGGGTGAGGCGCAGGAGAAGGCCGGCATCTCGGTCGCCAAGTCGGTGCGGCTGGCGCTGGCCGGCGAGCTGGTGCCGGACGCGGTCAACGTCCAGGGCGGTGTGATCGCCGAGGACGTCAAGCCGGGGCTGCCGCTGGCCGAGCGCCTCGGCCGGATCTTCACCGCGCTGGCCGGCGAGGTCGCCCTGCGCCTCGACGTCGAGGTGTACGGCGAGATCACCCAGCACGACGTCAAGGTGCTCGAACTCTCCGCGCTCAAGGGTGTGTTCGAGGACGTCGTGGACGAGACGGTGTCCTACGTCAACGCCCCGCTGTTCGCGCAGGAGCGCGGCGTGGAGGTGCGGCTGACGACCAGCAGCGAGTCGCCCGAGCACCGCAATGTGGTGACCGTGCGCGGCACCCTCGCGGGCGGTGACGAGGTGTCGATCTCCGGCACGCTGTCGGGCCACAAGAACACCCAGAAGATCGTCGCGGTCGGTGACCACTCCATCGACCTGTCGCTCGCGGACCACATGGCCTTCATGCGCTACAGCGACCGCCCCGGTGTCGTCGGCACCGTCGGCCGGATCCTGGGCGAGGCCGGCATCAACATCGGCGGGATGCAGGTCTCCCGGGCGGATGTCGGTGGCGAGGCGCTGGTCGCGCTGACCGTCGACGACACGATTCCGCCGAACGTGCTTGCCGAGATCGCCGAGGAGATCGGCGCGACCTCGGTGCGCGCGGTGAACCTCGGCGACTGA
- a CDS encoding TetR/AcrR family transcriptional regulator encodes MGHREDLLEGAKRCLLEKGYARTTARDIVAASGANLASIGYHYGSKDALMRQAIIASSEEWGASVAQVPAVGGGAEARAAEPLERFAAVWDAVLQRIATEREFIAAQVEVLGLLPRDTALREAIGEVLPEGGEGLVAVFEGVPDTEVDPEAARIVGSFYQALLTGLMVQSLLTPDAMPSGRDLATALRRVTAGEVLGAK; translated from the coding sequence ATGGGACACCGTGAAGACCTTCTGGAGGGCGCCAAGCGCTGCCTCCTGGAGAAGGGGTATGCGCGCACCACCGCTCGCGACATCGTGGCCGCATCCGGCGCCAACCTCGCCTCCATCGGATACCACTACGGCTCCAAGGACGCCCTGATGCGCCAGGCGATCATCGCGTCCAGTGAGGAGTGGGGCGCGAGTGTGGCCCAGGTGCCGGCCGTCGGCGGCGGGGCGGAGGCGCGCGCCGCGGAGCCGCTGGAGCGGTTCGCCGCGGTCTGGGACGCCGTCCTCCAGCGGATCGCCACGGAACGGGAGTTCATCGCCGCGCAGGTCGAGGTGCTGGGGCTGCTGCCGCGCGACACGGCGCTGCGCGAGGCGATCGGCGAGGTGCTCCCGGAGGGGGGCGAGGGGCTCGTCGCGGTCTTCGAAGGGGTGCCGGACACCGAGGTCGATCCGGAGGCGGCGCGCATCGTCGGCTCCTTCTACCAGGCCCTGCTCACCGGCCTGATGGTCCAGTCACTGCTCACGCCGGACGCGATGCCCTCCGGCCGGGACCTGGCGACCGCACTGCGCCGGGTCACGGCGGGCGAGGTGCTGGGCGCGAAGTAG
- a CDS encoding PucR family transcriptional regulator, whose product MRGDYQQLVDEISAALGAPATLEDRDFGLIAFGAHEGDDDEVMDPVRTRSILQRRSSAAVRAWFEAFGIARARTALRIPPDPAAGVFKGRICLPVRHRGIVHGYVWLLDDGHLTDLELGGRGAPADPRIAQAMETAARIGALLADEARAGSELGDLLRELLVSQPAGRAATAAALHEALRDTLRFTPGVPLTVVAVLPWDTSDTDAAPLPSLPGLLAACALPAGSPAPPAEGADEADSAAQHGNGHQGRSAAGGRPSSAAVPALAALVRLRSAGALTPAHAVAEHLLRSPRAGAAPAEGRSPRGASRGGPAGHPLPPRPGAAGIGVGTTELTDLPATWREALDAARAARAEPRLGPITQWDALGPYRMLTALPGTAPDPAVGPLLSPAHAELARTAEVFLDCAGQASRTAQALGIHRQTLYYRLGRVEKLTGLDLADGEHRLLLHMALKAARL is encoded by the coding sequence ATGCGGGGCGATTACCAACAGCTCGTGGACGAGATCTCGGCGGCGCTCGGCGCACCGGCGACGCTGGAGGACCGGGATTTCGGACTGATTGCCTTCGGCGCGCACGAGGGCGACGACGACGAGGTCATGGACCCCGTACGGACCCGCTCGATCCTCCAGCGCCGCTCATCGGCGGCGGTACGGGCCTGGTTCGAGGCGTTCGGGATCGCCCGCGCCAGGACGGCGCTGCGCATTCCCCCGGACCCGGCGGCAGGGGTCTTCAAGGGCCGCATCTGCCTCCCCGTACGCCACCGGGGCATCGTGCACGGCTATGTCTGGCTGCTGGACGACGGGCATCTGACCGACCTCGAACTGGGCGGCCGCGGCGCGCCGGCCGACCCGCGGATCGCACAGGCGATGGAGACCGCCGCCCGGATCGGCGCGCTGCTGGCCGACGAGGCCCGTGCCGGGTCCGAACTCGGCGATCTGCTGCGGGAGTTGCTGGTCTCGCAGCCCGCCGGGCGGGCGGCCACGGCGGCCGCGCTGCACGAGGCGCTGCGGGATACCCTGCGCTTCACCCCGGGCGTCCCGCTCACCGTGGTCGCGGTACTGCCCTGGGACACCTCGGACACCGACGCGGCGCCGCTGCCCAGCCTGCCGGGCCTGCTGGCGGCGTGTGCCCTGCCGGCGGGCTCTCCGGCGCCCCCGGCGGAGGGGGCGGACGAGGCGGATTCCGCCGCGCAGCACGGCAACGGACACCAGGGCCGCTCCGCAGCCGGCGGCCGTCCGTCGTCCGCCGCCGTGCCCGCCCTGGCCGCGCTGGTGCGGCTGCGCTCGGCCGGTGCGCTCACCCCGGCCCATGCGGTGGCCGAGCATCTGCTGCGCTCCCCGCGTGCGGGCGCCGCACCGGCCGAGGGCCGCTCGCCGCGCGGCGCCTCGCGCGGCGGCCCTGCCGGACACCCCCTGCCGCCCCGGCCGGGCGCCGCCGGAATCGGCGTCGGCACCACGGAGTTGACCGACCTCCCGGCCACCTGGCGAGAAGCGCTGGACGCGGCCCGCGCGGCCCGCGCCGAGCCCCGGCTGGGCCCGATCACCCAGTGGGACGCCCTCGGCCCGTACCGCATGCTGACCGCTCTGCCGGGCACGGCCCCCGACCCGGCCGTCGGCCCGCTGCTCTCCCCCGCACACGCCGAACTCGCGCGTACCGCCGAGGTGTTCCTCGACTGCGCGGGCCAGGCGAGCCGCACCGCGCAGGCCCTGGGCATCCACCGCCAGACGCTCTACTACCGCCTGGGCCGGGTGGAGAAGCTGACCGGCCTCGACCTCGCCGACGGCGAGCACCGGCTGCTGCTGCACATGGCGCTCAAGGCGGCGCGGCTGTGA